Part of the Carassius carassius chromosome 20, fCarCar2.1, whole genome shotgun sequence genome, tatttttatgacatTAGTTTATATTTGGTAAAACAGTCTAGTCcctatgtgtgtgtactgtttatacataattatgtttttttttaccttaattttgaaacactgttattttgattttttttttttattaaataattttgtttatttgacctgtattctgtattattttagaaaataacaaAATCACACAGATGGGTGCATGTCTCAGATTTTTGTAAAAGGgttgttaaataaatataaatttaaagcaCATAAAATATTTAGTTCACCTCCTGATCTTGATGATTTGCACACTTTTTGCAGAAAGCGCTGCATTATTCCCATGTATGATGCGGTCTGGAAAAGCAGTGTTTTTTTCATTGCATGTGGCTTTGGTTTGTTGATCTGTGCTCTACGGAGTTATATCTTCCATAACCAAGAGCAAATGAGTCATGTGTTTTGGAGCACAGATGTGTGTACCCTTTCCTTCTGTTTCTATGTCTTTCCTTTTCTCATTTTCTAATTCTGTTACTTTTACCAAATTCAGCCCCCTTAGCAATCTCTTTTCTGGCctattttgatgtatttttatgGTTATGATGAGTTCATTTATATCTCTGTGTCCTGGTTTAAATGTTGCCCCCAGGATCTGcgtttcacacatgcacacacacacacacacacacaaacttcagcacaacacacacacactctaaatgACACTTCCTCTAGTATCTGCTTTTCTAAACCCAGATTAACTGATTAAATTAATTTTCCCCATATGtctcactttcttttttaattagtgTTAGTAGTATCACTAGTACTATTGTTCATATTTGGGGTTAGAGATTTGAATTAAGTATTAATCTTTATTTAGTATAGTAAACTTTATAAACTTTTACATATCATTCCTAGTTGTCCTCAAATCATGAGGTTTGTTGTGCTGTTGAATCCTATAGATTTAGTTGCTTTTGACCAtccaaatttacatatttaatgcTTTTTCTTAATAAATCAGATAGactttattttatagtattttatttatttattttaaattaactttattttaggTAAAGATTAATAACAGAATTCTCTGGAAAATATTAGATGGTCAAAAAACTGTATAGATCCAAACTTGCATGACAAAACGTCATTTGCTGAAATTGATGccacaaacaaatatatttaactcaaactgttgcagtctgttaAGTCTTGTAAGTGGTAATGTAAatggatgggaatcacagctaaaacatacaataaaaattaaattaaaataaaaaaacatacacaaacaaaatcaaatgaaaccctgtggctcgtgatgatacattgatctgtaaagacacaaaacaattggtctgtgcaagaaactgaacagtatttatagcCCTTTTTTACCGCTGATtcatgcaatgtctgaactgatgGCTCTCCTGAGCGTGCCCTGTTGTGCGTGTTCTCAGCAGTAGGCGCATAaggtgtcttcttcttcttgctttatggagGATCGCAGACTCATAAGTGTATTACTCTAATCtataatctcaattaggagtgtcaatggtccatttgagagatagttggtggtaatgcacttataagtctgtgatcctcCATAAAGCAAGCAAGAAGAAGAAAGCATCCTCACGCGCCTGCTGCTGAGATcgcgctcaggagagttctaacagttagGACATTGTGTGAattagaggtaaaaaaaaaaattatataaatactgttcagtttcctgcacagaccaatcgttttgtgtctttacacatgtatcgtcacgagccgcagggtttaagttggttttatgtattttctttttttttttgtatgtttttgctgTGATTCCCAAccacttccattataagactgatagactgcaatggtttgtgtTAAAACTATTGGTTTGTGTTCTACGAAGAAACAAAGTCacgtacatcttggatgcccagggggtaagcagataaacatcacattttcattttgggtgaacaatccctttaaggctaaacagaaatagaaaaatggcaagagcaccttactaaaactttaacaaaaattttaataaaacctgCTAATCTGCAATAAGAATAAACAGACTGGAAATAATTATAGAGAAAAAAATCCACTCAGATTtggtagtaaatttcacaaatagttACAAAGAAATGGTAAAGAATGGAatggaaatgaaagaaaaaaaatactccaataatctttgttttatttgaaaaaaaaaaaaaaaaatatatatatatagtatgtaaacAACACCTCTGAGCAGCACTCAGAAAAAGTACAAATCACATAgtttctttctctccttctctcactAGGTTGGTTGCATGTTTGTGAAGATCTCCCAGCCGAATAAGCGAGCCGAGACACTGGTGTTCTCTCGTAATGCTGTCATCTCATTGCGGGATGACAAGCTCTGTTTGATGTTTCGCGTCGGGGACTTGAGATCCTCCCACATCGTGGGCGCCAACATGAGAGCCAAACTTATCAAATCCAAACAGACCCAGGAGGGTAAGACAACGTTCAGCAGCCTCACAGACTCATCAGcaacatcagcatcacacacacacacacacacacacacacacacacacacacacacacacacacacacacacacacacacacacacacacacacacacacacacacacacacacacacacacacacctagttACTGATGAAGTGGTGCCACCTGCTGGTTATATCATACAAAGACACGATCTCGTATCAGAACCGTTTGTTTTGTTGTCTTTCTATTTAGGTGAGTTTATTCCACTGGATCAGACGGATATCAGTGTGGGCTTCGAGACAGGGGACGATCGTCTCTTCCTGGTGTCTCCGTTGGTGATCTCTCACGAGATCGATGTCCGCTCTCCGTTCTGGGACATGTCACAAGGTCAGCTGGAAAAAGAGGACTTTGAGATTGTGGTCATCCTGGAGGGGATGGTAGAAGCTACAGGTAAGTAAACTAATACTCAGGTTTATCATGCGAAATGTGTTGTATTGATTTGTGTTTAATAATCAACGGATATATTTTGATCTACAGGAATGACCTGTCAGGCGCGGAGCTCTTACCTGGCTGAAGAGGTGTTGTGGGGTCACAGGTTCAGTCCCATGATGTCACTGGCCGAGGGATTTTTTGACGTGGATTATGGGGCTTTTCACCACACATTTGAGGTATATGGTGTACAATGTGAATTTCTAATCAATCAATTTGAGGTTCTGCAGAACACTTTTAAAAATGgcattctttattggcatctatggctccaatgaagaacctttaacattcacaGAACTTTTACGTTCCACAAATTGTTCTTTATAGTGGAGAGGGTTCTTTAGATTATATAAAAAGCTCTCTTcattataaaactgaaaaaaaaaaactatctatggctatgaactatttttttttgagtgaaataaTGCTAATctttatttgcatgcattttgttGTTTGGGTAGTAGCTGTCTCACCATATCTGGGATTTATTTTGCAGTTTGCATCATCTCTCATATAGTTTTCCCCTAAATCCCTTGCAAAATTAACATATGTTGATACCGCCGTATTAGCTTCAGAATCTCTGTAATAATCATCTGTCTGTGCAAGGCTGACCTGCACATTATTATAGAGCAAAAACAGAGATTTCTCTCTTTGTTCATGGGTTTTTATGTGcgtaatcaataaaataaaaaaaagagtcataaGTGCACATCACCGGAAGAAATCAAACTACTTGTGCAATCACATTCTCACTTTCTATCCTTTGGCCAAATAGTATTTTTGTATAAATCtacaataaaccatttaaatgaatgaatgaataaataagtaagtcaataaataatattgtgatcattagttaatatttataaaatagttttcaaTAATTAGATATTATTAGATTtcattaataaaccattttaatgtatttaaagaaATACTGTTGTTACATGTAGTTAGtatttatatagatatttatataataaaaaaaataataatattgtgagaattagtcaatatttatatttctaaatatttaaaaatactattttttttactctttaaattaatatttatattttaaaattgtatttattaatacattttttatatatatgcgtGTAAATGTACTTAATTCTTAAATGTATGTAAAAGGACAGATGCAGTCAAATTGAGCAGGATTTATGTGTTAGCTATCATTCACAGAATGAGGAATAAGATAAATGCTTTAAATACACTACCTAAAGTTGttcttttaaatgatcttttaaaGGTGAACACGCCCTCCTGTTCTGCGAGAGAGCTGGCATTGGCTACCGCCCGTTTAGACGCTCATCTCTATTGGTCGATTTCCAGTCGGCTTGATGAAGATAAATGGGAGGGGCCTAATCTGACTGAGCAAACCGGGAAGTCCACGGATTCAGAATCTGTCAGGGAGGGAGACAGGCCAACATTTACTGTGGGTGGAGTTACAAATACCCAGGACCAATCAGTTGTTGGAGAACAGAATGGCAGTGTGACCACTGACCAATCAGAGTCTGAGGCTTAAAAGGATGCAAGAATGTAAAAAAGGTACGGAAAATATTCGAAGGAGTCCACAGTTGATGTTAAAACTTTGGATTGTTCAGCGATCCTTAAGCCACCGTCTTCGAGTTAGATTCTTAAATATATAGTGGATAAAGCCTAGCATAGAATACTTTTTCCCCAATGGGGAAATCCTAGCGTCTCCTTTTTCGGTCAGATTGAATCTTAACTTTTGATGTTTCACCACAACACTGCCTTCGAGTTCACACAGTAGCTATATTTCAAACCCACTGTCAGCCGTCTACTTAGACGTCatcctaactgaaataaaacctgTGAAGGACACATGCGGTgttgctttaaagggatagttcaccaaaaaaagaaacttgacgtcataatttactcaccctcatgttgttccaaaccttatgctgaacagaaaagaagatattttgaagaatgtgggtaaaaGTCTTTCTGTttcctattgacttccatagttttcCTACtacggaagtcaatggctaccagcagctcttcaaaatatcttcttttgtgtcgaacagaagaaagaaactcatgcaggCTGGGAACAAGTGGAGTGTGAGTAAGTGACAGAatagtcatttttgggtgaactatccctttaaatgtgactaaaactAAGGAACTTGCTAGGTTTTGAAACCAAGCTAACATGTCTGATTTGTATTAGTACCAATCATTAGAGTAAACTGAACCGTCTCTAACGTTTCACTGCCTTTGTGTTCAGCCAGAGCGGGACtatttttaaaacaatctttTAGAACAAGTCAGTGCAAGTTGTTTACAGTCACGTTGGCTAGTTTCACATGTACCTGAAAAAGAAGTGAACGTGTTACCATGGCGACATTACATTCCAATTCGCAACATCACAGCAGAGTTTAGCTTTAGTTTCTTAAGAGTCAGCCGGTGGTAAAATTAGCACACGCTCACGACTGCCGAACAGTCTGAGATAGTCATGTCATTATGTGAGCGGATCTAGATGATAAATGGCTTAAATGGATTCTAATACGAGAGATATTGTATGCTATTAGGCCATAGCAACTTTTCAACATCTAATTAAATCAATGTAGAAATTAACATCATCATGTGATTGATCAGCTGTTTGCGACTGAATGCAAACACACTGCTATTTTCTGTGTATCTCTTATTTATTGAGTTCAAATGTGTTCGTAGCAACAAATAACTCATTGCTCAGTTGCTGCTGCAGATGAAATAAGAGAAGATATTAATCAGTGAATATTTCAACAGGCCTTTTTTgacatgttaactaatgtagtgcAACCAGGGATGTCTTAAACCAGCCGGTCCAGGTCTCTTCCCATGCTGATCCAGACTGGTTTGTGGGTGATCTTTCTGGTGAAGCTGGTTAAGTTAGTCAAGAGGTTTCGTCCTATCGTTTTTTTTCCCAAGATGCTTTATTTGAGAATGGGCTGTACAAGGGAAacaagcttgacaaaaataagaaGACCGGCGTTTTCCATATGCatccaacaaatacatacaatcaAAATAAACCTAACAAAGAAAATGGGATATTAATGAAATGGCAACATTGCAgaataaactgatttttttttttttatcagagaaATGTTTGATTTAACGGGTACAGTTATAATCTTTAAAagacttttaataataaatacattttgaaacataAGAGTTTTATGTCAAAGgctgagttttatttttttcatgaaggtcTCTTTAATAGCAAAAGAGTTTAACAGAGAATTGTGGATATAATTCGGAAGTATTTCTAGTTCTCTTAGTTTCTTTTGGGACAGTCTTGTTTAATTCTTGTGGTTTGGAATTGTGATACTTAAGGACATTAAAAACTGAGTCTGAAATCTGAAATGTATGCACGTTAAACAATAAATACGACCTCACGATGTGTCAGTCAAGTTTACACGCTACCTCCGAAATTGTCGtccatcattaaaaaaattggATCAGGTTCGATTTTCTGCGTTTTTGCAACCGTATcaagcattttgataggaaaggatgaaaaaaaaaaaatgaaaaaaaaaattatatatatatatatatatatatatatatatatatatatatatgaaaaacgcATTCGAAAATTTCAGACTCTGTGTGCAAGGAACTTTAGTCCTACTTTACTATTATTCTTCATTTGTTGAAGAAACTAGACTGATCCTAGATCTGTTTCATGTTAATTTTACCCAGTTATGCTGAAGAACTTAGACTGACATGTAATGTAGACAGCACTGTCATGAGTGATGcactggtgtgtgtttgtgaagagTAATGTGTGTATCTTACATAGAACAGTGacctttaatattaatttcagtGCATCATTATAAAAactcaattcagttaaattccaTTTCAGTATACTCACTTCAGAAGGGTAAATGTATGGAAGAGTTTGAATGAATCCACTTTGATTCCCTTTCCTTATTCTGGTGTTGAAGTTCTCACTTCTTAGTGCCAGTGTAGAATTTTTTGAAAGTTCaaaggtttttgttgtttttaagatgTCTCCCATCAAGGCTggaattatttgatcaaaaatacagaataaagtagtaataatatgaaatattatgacaatttaaaacaactgttttctattagaatatatattaaaatataatttatttttattatgcaaagctgaattttcagcatcattactccagtctttggtgtcacatgatccttcagaaatcattcaaatatgctgatttgctgctcaagaaacatttattattattattatcatcagtgcTGAAAATAGTTTGGCtgcttaattgttttattttatttttttggaatagGTAAAACTTTTTTCATTAATCATGAATTATGAAAAGAACAatttaaaaaacagcatttatttactttttaagaatgtaaacatatttactgtctttttttatcactgtcatgtgtccttgctgattaaaagtagTGATTTCTTTAGACTGCCAATATAAATCTTTATCTCATATgatgatttcaaacatatttctcaAAAGTACAactcatttttttctgtttttaattaaataagggAAAGATTACTGAGTGCACCTTAACAAACTGAGTTTGAAACGGGCTGAGATAAACTGTGTGTTTTCCCCAAGTGTTCTTGTGTGTGCTGTCCTGTATGTGATTTGTAGCTCACAATGTCTTTAGCACATACGGTAAGCACAAACTCTGCTCTCATGCAGGTTTCTCCTCTTGCTTTTGCTGCTGTTGACATTTTTAAAGTATGTTTTTAAGCTTTACTATTTCTGTATTATAAGTCTtaataaaagtatattcaaaataATGTCTGGTGATTAAGATGTGTACATTGAATATTCAAAGAAAACACTATGCAGAAGTTTGTAATTAATTGCGAGACAGAATTGCTAAATAATCCCACCCCAAACTCACTTATATTGATGCTACTTTATTACGTGAACTATTGAGCTAATCAGATACATTTAAAGATTTTTAGTATAATAAAATGGATTCAACAATAATCTTTTTAGTTCTAATTCtaaatattagaatttttatattgACCATCATTTCCACATGCACAAAGAGATTATGGGTAAATAATAACGTATCGACTGTCCTCTGACCTTCTGACTCTTTCGTCCTCTGTCATCTTTCTTCTGCCCCTTTCTGATTCACCGAATCGCCTCAGTGTTTCACCATATCCGTTTCCTTACGCTGTATTTATAGCACACTGATCATTTAAAAATAGACGTTTGCATTGTTCCTTTAAGACGCAAGGTGATTGCATGAAGTCTCCATGTGCTCTATACGACCAGCTCTGCAGGTTTAGTTGCCTTGCAATGCCTGTAAGTGCCACTGGAGGGCAGTGGCTGGAGCGAGGCTGAGTGCACAGATTCATCATTTCACTATTCTACATAGTAACAGACCTACAGATCTGTACAAGCCCCAAAGCTCAGTGGGGTTGTCTTTGAACGCATTATAGCCAGGCCTACACTGAATCTGCGCCCGCAGCACATCAGCAGAATTAAAATGTCCACCTTTTCCAAACTTTTACATACCCTTTGACCTTGTTTATGAAATATATTGAATAATCTGATTGTGCTTTCAGCTATCAGTTAGAATGCATTTACCTCAGTTCAATTTTACACATTGGAACGTGTAAAAATTGCACAGATTTCCCTCCAAAATCAGTTCAGAATAAAGAAAATTGCAACACGATAAACAAAAGAGACACTGTTTTACATCATGCATTACATTTCGCTTGCTCTCTTTCTTATCTGTCTAATACGCCCCTCCTTACCTTGCCTTTCCTCTTCATTACAATACTGACATAGTTTTTCAAATATGAGCTTGGGAAACCCTACAGAGGCCTCGTGCAACACACTCGTGTGGTCTATTTAACTTAGTTTATTCTGACAACAAActatagtgggggggggggggggggaggcgGTCCCTGTCCCTCATAGAATGGGTATGTATACACAAGAGAGACAGATATCAGAATTTCCATGCTCAGATGGGCAGTTTCAAAACGCACAGTACTTTggactttctctctgtctgtccgtgtGGAATATTATATAATGTCATCTGCTTTCTGGTAGCAAGTCATTTATATGCAGGCAAAGACAGTCAATCTGAACCTAATGTGTGAATCTGTAATGCTTGAATGCTCTGTAAgtttttgttgaataaaagcatctgctaaatgcacaaaTGTAGAAGTCTAGTAAAGATCTCTTTCCTACTTCTTTGGCGATACATAAAGTTCTTTTATCATTACGGATTCTTCAGAAATGTGTATTAgtttgtatagtgtgtgtgtgtgtgtgtgtatatatataaaaaccaacTTAGTTTGCACACAcagtcaaatatatataaatatataaagtaagtatattataattaattgcatggaaatcaagatgtttttaa contains:
- the LOC132096087 gene encoding G protein-activated inward rectifier potassium channel 3-like isoform X1 produces the protein MALDNTGFSSCPESLSLPVPEKGEERVEEDPKDAPPTNLQNTFEELGHIVTTETALPTQPSTSNNMSFQAKMAAREAQANQHRKKLQGVGQERGKFGWGRSRRKRQRYVEKNGRCNVQHGNMRKTYRYLTDIFTTLVDLNWRCSLLVFVLAYAVTWLFFGAIWYLIAYCRGDLDHLEDETWTPCVNNVNGFISAFLFSIETETTIGYGHRVITDQCPVGTMLLLLQAILGSMVNAFMVGCMFVKISQPNKRAETLVFSRNAVISLRDDKLCLMFRVGDLRSSHIVGANMRAKLIKSKQTQEGEFIPLDQTDISVGFETGDDRLFLVSPLVISHEIDVRSPFWDMSQGQLEKEDFEIVVILEGMVEATGMTCQARSSYLAEEVLWGHRFSPMMSLAEGFFDVDYGAFHHTFEVNTPSCSARELALATARLDAHLYWSISSRLDEDKWEGPNLTEQTGKSTDSESVREGDRPTFTVGGVTNTQDQSVVGEQNGSVTTDQSESEA
- the LOC132096087 gene encoding G protein-activated inward rectifier potassium channel 3-like isoform X2 — encoded protein: MACGRSRRKRQRYVEKNGRCNVQHGNMRKTYRYLTDIFTTLVDLNWRCSLLVFVLAYAVTWLFFGAIWYLIAYCRGDLDHLEDETWTPCVNNVNGFISAFLFSIETETTIGYGHRVITDQCPVGTMLLLLQAILGSMVNAFMVGCMFVKISQPNKRAETLVFSRNAVISLRDDKLCLMFRVGDLRSSHIVGANMRAKLIKSKQTQEGEFIPLDQTDISVGFETGDDRLFLVSPLVISHEIDVRSPFWDMSQGQLEKEDFEIVVILEGMVEATGMTCQARSSYLAEEVLWGHRFSPMMSLAEGFFDVDYGAFHHTFEVNTPSCSARELALATARLDAHLYWSISSRLDEDKWEGPNLTEQTGKSTDSESVREGDRPTFTVGGVTNTQDQSVVGEQNGSVTTDQSESEA